A window of Cellulomonas fimi contains these coding sequences:
- a CDS encoding DNA gyrase/topoisomerase IV subunit B: MTTTSPQSGYTARHLSVLEGLEAVRKRPGMYIGTTDSRGLMHCLWEIIDNSVDEALAGHGDRIEIVLHADSSVEVRDNGRGIPVDVEPKTGLTGVEVVFTKLHAGGKFGGGSYGASGGLHGVGASVVNALSARLDVEVDRGGRTHRMTFHRGEPGVFDDRQGVSPESPFEPFVSGSELAVVGKTARARTGTRVRYWADRQIFPKTAVFSYDELVTRARQTSFLVPGLTLTVRDERGISGTPGADGPHEETFFHSGGVVDFVDHLSPDPAVTDTWHLTGTGTFTETVPVLDDRGHMTPQEVSRTCDVDVALRWGTGYETEVRSFVNIIATPKGGTHLAGFETGLLRTVRKAVEANARRLKISAKDAATERIEKEDVLAGLTAVVTVRLAEPQFEGQTKEVLGTAPVRAIVAKVLDTELGGIFTSPKRDHKAQSSLLLDKVVGEMRARLSARKQKEISRRKNALESSSLPAKLADCRIDDVDRSELFIVEGDSALGTAKLARSSDFQALLPIRGKILNVQKASVTDMLKNAECASIIQVIGAGSGRTFDLDAARYGKVVMMTDADVDGAHIRTLLLTLFFRYMRPLVEAGRVYAAVPPLHRIELLGGSRKADPDDRYIYTYSEAELTATLKRLDRSGRRYKDDIQRYKGLGEMDADQLAETTMDPRHRTLRRVTVEAAARSEQIFELLMGSDVAPRKDFIVAGAQALDRSRIDA, encoded by the coding sequence GTGACGACGACTTCCCCGCAGTCCGGCTACACGGCCCGGCACCTGTCGGTGCTCGAGGGCCTGGAGGCCGTCCGCAAGCGCCCCGGCATGTACATCGGCACGACCGACAGCCGCGGGCTCATGCACTGCCTCTGGGAGATCATCGACAACTCCGTCGACGAGGCGCTCGCAGGCCACGGCGACCGGATCGAGATCGTGCTGCACGCCGACAGCTCGGTCGAGGTCCGGGACAACGGTCGCGGCATCCCGGTCGACGTCGAGCCGAAGACCGGCCTGACGGGCGTCGAGGTCGTGTTCACCAAGCTGCACGCGGGCGGCAAGTTCGGCGGCGGCTCGTACGGTGCGTCGGGCGGTCTGCACGGCGTCGGCGCGTCGGTCGTCAACGCGCTGTCGGCCCGCCTCGACGTGGAGGTCGACCGCGGCGGCCGCACGCACCGCATGACGTTCCACCGGGGCGAGCCGGGCGTGTTCGACGACCGCCAGGGCGTGAGCCCGGAGTCGCCGTTCGAGCCGTTCGTCTCCGGGTCGGAGCTCGCGGTCGTCGGCAAGACGGCCCGCGCCCGCACGGGGACGCGCGTGCGCTACTGGGCGGACCGGCAGATCTTCCCCAAGACGGCGGTCTTCTCCTACGACGAGCTCGTGACGCGCGCCCGGCAGACCAGCTTCCTCGTGCCGGGTCTCACGCTGACGGTGCGCGACGAGCGCGGCATCTCGGGCACCCCGGGGGCGGACGGCCCGCACGAGGAGACGTTCTTCCACAGCGGCGGCGTCGTCGACTTCGTCGACCACCTGTCGCCGGACCCGGCGGTCACGGACACCTGGCACCTGACGGGCACGGGCACGTTCACCGAGACCGTCCCGGTCCTCGACGACCGCGGCCACATGACGCCGCAGGAGGTCAGCCGCACGTGCGACGTCGACGTCGCGCTGCGCTGGGGCACGGGCTACGAGACCGAGGTCCGCTCGTTCGTCAACATCATCGCGACGCCCAAGGGCGGCACGCACCTCGCGGGCTTCGAGACGGGCCTGCTGCGCACGGTCCGCAAGGCCGTCGAGGCGAACGCGCGCCGGCTCAAGATCAGCGCGAAGGACGCGGCGACCGAGCGCATCGAGAAGGAGGACGTGCTCGCGGGCCTCACGGCCGTCGTCACCGTCCGGCTCGCGGAGCCGCAGTTCGAGGGGCAGACGAAGGAGGTCCTCGGCACCGCGCCGGTGCGGGCGATCGTCGCGAAGGTCCTCGACACCGAGCTCGGCGGCATCTTCACCTCGCCCAAGCGTGACCACAAGGCGCAGTCGTCGCTGCTGCTCGACAAGGTCGTGGGGGAGATGCGGGCGCGCCTGTCGGCCCGCAAGCAGAAGGAGATCTCGCGGCGCAAGAACGCGCTCGAGTCGTCGTCGCTGCCCGCGAAGCTCGCGGACTGCCGGATCGACGACGTCGACCGCAGCGAGCTGTTCATCGTCGAGGGTGACAGCGCGCTCGGGACGGCCAAGCTCGCGCGCAGCTCGGACTTCCAGGCGCTGCTGCCGATCCGCGGCAAGATCCTCAACGTCCAGAAGGCGTCCGTCACGGACATGCTGAAGAACGCCGAGTGCGCCTCGATCATCCAGGTCATCGGCGCGGGGTCCGGCCGGACGTTCGACCTCGACGCCGCGCGCTACGGCAAGGTCGTGATGATGACGGACGCCGACGTCGACGGCGCCCACATCCGCACGCTGCTGCTCACGCTGTTCTTCCGGTACATGCGCCCGCTGGTCGAGGCGGGGCGCGTCTACGCCGCCGTCCCGCCGCTGCACCGGATCGAGCTCCTGGGCGGCAGCCGCAAGGCCGACCCCGACGACCGGTACATCTACACGTACTCGGAGGCCGAGCTGACCGCGACGCTCAAGCGGCTGGACCGCAGCGGCAGGCGGTACAAGGACGACATCCAGCGGTACAAGGGCCTCGGTGAGATGGACGCCGACCAGCTCGCGGAGACGACGATGGACCCGCGCCACCGCACGCTCCGCCGGGTGACGGTCGAGGCGGCGGCCCGTTCCGAGCAGATCTTCGAGCTGCTCATGGGCTCGGACGTGGCGCCCCGCAAGGACTTCATCGTCGCGGGGGCCCAGGCGCTCGACCGGTCGCGCATCGACGCCTGA
- the pknB gene encoding Stk1 family PASTA domain-containing Ser/Thr kinase — translation MGATVTDPLVGRLVDGRYEIVSRIARGGMATVYLAVDRRLDRDVALKVMHPHLAEGTSGADFVARFRREARTAARLTHPGLVGVFDQGLDGETSYLTMEYVDGSNLRRRIAEQGALTVGEALRVTESVLDALAAAHRVGLVHRDIKPENVLLSTDDRVKLADFGLARAVTEVTSTTTGTVLGTVAYLAPELVVRGASDARTDVYACGILLYEMLVGAQPFTGETPIQVAFQHVNNDIPAPSDAVTWLPAEIDELVGALAARSPEDRPLDAAAALALVRRTRGSLDTETLDRRADVEPSIALPAATDPDETDLDGAAEDADEPVSDETTRLPVPRPSGATVALPIGLGAAPPSMPVAVVEAPVRPRRRRVRVLAMVLVLLLALGGLGTWWYLRVGPGAWTTVPDVLQVTEDAARTALDDVGLDASAVQAFDPTAPPGTVVATDPAVGERVRKDGTVELTISKGPDYVNVPQGVVNELQADAERALTEAGLKATYPPAEYHDTVPNGVVISATLPDGTAAEPGVRSTRGTEVALLVSKGPAPVTVVSVVNEPLDAATATLDGLGLKVATEEAFSDTVEAGHVISQNPPDKTQLFRGDTVTLTVSKGPELLPVPNVYGTNVKAATKALEDAGFVVKVAHPQGISPLNMVYSQNPAGGDGKTAPKGSTVTINVF, via the coding sequence GTGGGAGCCACCGTCACCGATCCGCTCGTCGGCCGCCTGGTCGACGGCCGGTACGAGATCGTGTCCCGCATCGCGCGCGGGGGCATGGCGACCGTCTACCTGGCCGTCGACCGTCGCCTCGACCGCGACGTCGCGCTCAAGGTGATGCACCCGCACCTCGCGGAGGGCACCTCGGGTGCGGACTTCGTCGCCCGGTTCCGTCGCGAGGCGCGGACCGCCGCACGGCTCACGCACCCCGGGCTCGTGGGGGTCTTCGACCAGGGTCTCGACGGCGAGACCAGCTACCTCACGATGGAGTACGTCGACGGCTCGAACCTGCGTCGCCGCATCGCCGAGCAGGGTGCGCTGACGGTCGGCGAGGCGCTGCGCGTCACCGAGTCCGTGCTCGACGCCCTGGCAGCCGCGCACCGCGTCGGGCTCGTGCACCGCGACATCAAGCCCGAGAACGTCCTGCTCTCCACGGACGACCGCGTGAAGCTCGCCGACTTCGGTCTGGCCCGCGCGGTCACCGAGGTGACGTCGACGACCACGGGGACGGTGCTCGGCACCGTCGCCTACCTGGCCCCCGAGCTCGTCGTCCGGGGCGCGAGCGACGCCCGGACCGACGTGTACGCCTGCGGCATCCTGCTGTACGAGATGCTCGTCGGCGCCCAGCCGTTCACCGGCGAGACACCGATCCAGGTCGCGTTCCAGCACGTCAACAACGACATCCCGGCGCCGTCCGACGCCGTCACGTGGCTCCCGGCCGAGATCGACGAGCTCGTCGGCGCGCTCGCGGCGCGCTCCCCCGAGGACCGCCCGCTCGACGCCGCCGCCGCGCTCGCGCTCGTGCGGCGCACCCGCGGCTCGCTCGACACGGAGACGCTCGACCGGCGCGCCGACGTCGAGCCGTCCATCGCGCTCCCCGCGGCGACCGACCCGGACGAGACGGACCTCGACGGCGCCGCGGAGGACGCGGACGAGCCGGTGAGCGACGAGACCACGCGCCTCCCGGTGCCCCGCCCGAGCGGCGCGACGGTCGCGCTGCCGATCGGGCTCGGCGCCGCCCCGCCGTCGATGCCGGTCGCGGTCGTCGAGGCCCCGGTCCGGCCACGTCGCCGGCGCGTGCGCGTCCTCGCGATGGTCCTCGTGCTGCTCCTCGCGCTCGGCGGTCTGGGGACGTGGTGGTACCTGCGCGTCGGTCCCGGCGCGTGGACCACGGTCCCGGACGTCCTGCAGGTCACGGAGGACGCCGCCCGCACGGCCCTCGACGACGTCGGGCTCGACGCGAGCGCGGTCCAGGCGTTCGACCCCACGGCACCGCCGGGCACCGTGGTCGCGACCGACCCCGCGGTCGGCGAGCGGGTGCGCAAGGACGGCACGGTCGAGCTGACGATCTCGAAGGGTCCCGACTACGTCAACGTCCCGCAGGGTGTCGTCAACGAGCTCCAGGCGGACGCCGAGCGCGCGCTGACGGAAGCCGGCCTGAAGGCGACGTACCCGCCCGCCGAGTACCACGACACGGTGCCGAACGGCGTCGTCATCTCCGCGACGCTGCCCGACGGCACCGCCGCGGAGCCGGGAGTGCGCAGCACCCGCGGGACCGAGGTCGCACTGCTCGTGTCGAAGGGCCCGGCGCCGGTGACGGTCGTGAGCGTGGTGAACGAGCCGCTCGACGCCGCGACGGCGACGCTCGACGGTCTCGGCCTCAAGGTGGCGACCGAGGAGGCGTTCAGCGACACCGTCGAGGCGGGGCACGTCATCTCGCAGAACCCGCCGGACAAGACGCAGCTGTTCCGCGGCGACACCGTGACGCTCACCGTGTCCAAGGGGCCCGAGCTGTTGCCCGTCCCGAACGTCTACGGCACCAACGTCAAGGCCGCGACGAAGGCGCTCGAGGACGCGGGCTTCGTCGTGAAGGTCGCGCACCCGCAGGGGATCTCCCCGCTCAACATGGTCTACTCGCAGAACCCCGCCGGCGGCGACGGCAAGACGGCCCCGAAGGGCAGCACCGTCACGATCAACGTCTTCTGA
- a CDS encoding RNA polymerase sigma factor, whose translation MSSQTPHPALPREFEHPALQELVLRGRTHGTVSAEELRTACEQADVQDPKRLKAVMRGLGTAGIGVQEPAAAPAPARAVAATSAKARTSTKAVVARDEAEGEPAARPAAKKTTAKAAAGTTKAAAKPAAKSTGPKAAGKASAAKAATPGKTDDEDVEEVEDLEDVEIDESETLEDVDVAAEETEESTDAEEGDDDETAKAKPAAGTEEESEDSAGFVYSDADDDDAPVQQVVTAGATADPVKDYLKQIGKVALLNAEQEVELAKRIEAGLFAEERLNAGVAMEPKLRRELEWIAGDGRRAKNHLLEANLRLVVSLAKRYTGRGMLFLDLIQEGNLGLIRAVEKFDYTKGYKFSTYATWWIRQAITRAMADQARTIRIPVHMVEVINKLARVQRQMLQDLGREPTPEELAKELDMTPEKVVEVQKYGREPISLHTPLGEDGDSEFGDLIEDSEAVVPADAVSFTLLQEQLHQVLDTLSEREAGVVSMRFGLTDGQPKTLDEIGKVYGVTRERIRQIESKTMSKLRHPSRSQVLRDYLD comes from the coding sequence GTGTCGTCCCAGACCCCGCATCCCGCGCTTCCGCGCGAGTTCGAGCACCCCGCCCTCCAGGAGCTGGTCCTCCGGGGACGGACCCATGGCACCGTCAGCGCCGAGGAGCTGCGTACGGCCTGCGAGCAGGCGGATGTCCAGGACCCGAAGCGTCTGAAGGCCGTCATGCGCGGCCTCGGCACGGCGGGTATCGGCGTGCAGGAGCCCGCCGCCGCACCGGCCCCCGCGCGGGCGGTCGCGGCCACCAGCGCCAAGGCGCGCACGTCGACCAAGGCCGTCGTCGCCCGCGACGAGGCCGAGGGTGAGCCCGCGGCGCGCCCGGCGGCGAAGAAGACGACGGCCAAGGCTGCCGCCGGCACCACCAAGGCGGCCGCGAAGCCCGCCGCGAAGTCCACCGGCCCCAAGGCCGCGGGCAAGGCCTCCGCGGCCAAGGCCGCGACGCCGGGCAAGACCGACGACGAGGACGTCGAGGAGGTCGAGGACCTCGAGGACGTCGAGATCGACGAGTCCGAGACGCTCGAGGACGTCGACGTCGCGGCCGAGGAGACCGAGGAGTCGACGGACGCCGAGGAGGGCGACGACGACGAGACGGCCAAGGCGAAGCCCGCGGCCGGCACCGAGGAGGAGTCGGAGGACAGCGCCGGCTTCGTGTACTCCGACGCCGACGACGACGACGCGCCCGTCCAGCAGGTCGTCACCGCGGGCGCGACCGCCGACCCCGTCAAGGACTACCTCAAGCAGATCGGCAAGGTCGCGCTGCTGAACGCCGAGCAGGAGGTCGAGCTCGCCAAGCGCATCGAGGCCGGCCTGTTCGCCGAGGAGCGCCTCAACGCGGGCGTCGCGATGGAGCCGAAGCTGCGCCGCGAGCTCGAGTGGATCGCCGGCGACGGCCGTCGCGCCAAGAACCACCTGCTCGAGGCCAACCTGCGCCTCGTCGTCTCGCTCGCCAAGCGCTACACCGGCCGCGGCATGCTCTTCCTGGACCTGATCCAGGAGGGCAACCTCGGTCTGATCCGCGCGGTCGAGAAGTTCGACTACACCAAGGGCTACAAGTTCTCGACGTACGCCACGTGGTGGATCCGGCAGGCGATCACCCGCGCGATGGCCGACCAGGCGCGCACCATCCGCATCCCGGTGCACATGGTCGAGGTCATCAACAAGCTCGCCCGCGTCCAGCGCCAGATGCTCCAGGACCTGGGCCGCGAGCCCACGCCGGAGGAGCTGGCCAAGGAGCTCGACATGACGCCCGAGAAGGTCGTCGAGGTCCAGAAGTACGGCCGCGAGCCGATCTCGCTGCACACCCCGCTCGGCGAGGACGGCGACAGCGAGTTCGGTGACCTGATCGAGGACTCCGAGGCGGTCGTCCCGGCCGACGCGGTGAGCTTCACGCTCCTGCAGGAGCAGCTGCACCAGGTGCTCGACACGCTCTCGGAGCGCGAGGCGGGCGTCGTGTCGATGCGGTTCGGCCTGACCGACGGTCAGCCCAAGACGCTCGACGAGATCGGCAAGGTCTACGGCGTGACGCGTGAGCGCATCCGCCAGATCGAGTCGAAGACGATGTCGAAGCTGCGGCACCCGTCGCGCTCGCAGGTCCTGCGCGACTACCTGGACTGA
- a CDS encoding LysM peptidoglycan-binding domain-containing protein encodes MTSLATTRTDGLRRAATGTGATLALAAVAVTATGTVAHADEQVTVRSGDTVSHIAARHGSTVAAVRQANGLDARAFIRVGQVLTVPTGSSGVRVAPAATTAPVPAAATYTVRTGDTVSRIASRHGTTVAAIVAANGLDSRAFIRAGQTLTIPGAGGGTAVAATPAVAAAPASATHTVARGETVSAIASRYGTTVAAIVAANGLDSRAFIRIGQTLTVPGVAPAAATSVGSTFAGRTYPAATVSAANANLAALRASAVPSKADMKAKIVATARAYGVDPALALAVAYQESGFNHAVVSPANAIGTMQVIPSSGRWASDLVGRPLDLLNPDDNVIAGVAILRSLVRNAPDLPTAIAGYYQGASSVKRNGMFSDTKQYVANVQSHMTRFA; translated from the coding sequence ATGACGTCGCTCGCCACGACCCGCACCGACGGGCTGCGCCGTGCCGCGACCGGCACCGGTGCCACGCTCGCGCTCGCGGCCGTCGCCGTGACCGCCACCGGCACCGTCGCGCACGCCGACGAGCAGGTCACCGTCCGCTCGGGCGACACCGTCAGCCACATCGCCGCCCGCCACGGGTCGACGGTCGCCGCCGTCCGCCAGGCCAACGGCCTCGACGCCCGGGCGTTCATCCGCGTCGGCCAGGTCCTCACCGTCCCGACCGGCTCGTCCGGCGTCCGCGTCGCCCCGGCCGCGACGACCGCGCCGGTCCCGGCCGCCGCCACCTACACGGTGCGCACCGGCGACACCGTGAGCCGCATCGCGAGCCGGCACGGCACGACCGTCGCCGCGATCGTCGCCGCCAACGGGCTCGACTCGCGCGCGTTCATCCGCGCCGGCCAGACGCTCACCATCCCCGGCGCAGGCGGGGGCACCGCGGTCGCCGCGACGCCCGCCGTCGCCGCCGCACCCGCGTCCGCCACCCACACCGTCGCCCGCGGGGAGACCGTCTCGGCGATCGCGTCGCGGTACGGCACGACGGTCGCCGCGATCGTCGCCGCCAACGGGCTCGACTCGCGTGCCTTCATCAGGATCGGCCAGACGCTCACCGTCCCGGGCGTCGCGCCCGCCGCGGCCACGAGCGTCGGCTCGACGTTCGCCGGGCGCACCTACCCGGCGGCGACCGTCTCCGCGGCCAACGCCAACCTCGCGGCGCTGCGCGCGTCCGCGGTGCCGTCCAAGGCGGACATGAAGGCCAAGATCGTCGCGACGGCCCGCGCGTACGGGGTCGACCCCGCGCTCGCCCTGGCCGTCGCCTACCAGGAGTCGGGCTTCAACCACGCGGTCGTCTCCCCCGCCAACGCGATCGGGACGATGCAGGTCATCCCGTCCTCCGGCCGGTGGGCGTCCGACCTCGTCGGCCGGCCGCTCGACCTGCTCAACCCGGACGACAACGTCATCGCCGGGGTCGCGATCCTGCGCTCGCTCGTCCGCAACGCCCCCGACCTGCCGACCGCGATCGCCGGCTACTACCAGGGCGCCTCGTCCGTGAAGCGCAACGGCATGTTCTCGGACACGAAGCAGTACGTCGCCAACGTCCAGTCGCACATGACGCGCTTCGCCTGA
- a CDS encoding Rv2175c family DNA-binding protein translates to MNDASDALDRLVDEWLTVPDVAERTGLDAGKVRRLLQERRLVGVRRGEPRVLSIPAAFLVPGHLANPAQPTTPRADDAWTVLASLQGTLTLLSDAGFSDEDAVAWLFTPDDSLPGTPVDALRAGRKTEVRRRAQAEL, encoded by the coding sequence GTGAACGATGCCTCCGACGCCCTCGACCGACTCGTCGACGAGTGGCTCACCGTCCCCGACGTGGCCGAGCGCACCGGCCTCGACGCCGGCAAGGTGCGACGTCTGCTGCAGGAGCGCCGCCTCGTCGGCGTCCGCCGCGGCGAGCCGCGCGTGCTGTCGATCCCCGCGGCGTTCCTCGTGCCCGGGCACCTCGCGAACCCCGCGCAGCCCACGACCCCGCGTGCCGACGACGCCTGGACGGTCCTGGCGTCGCTCCAGGGCACGTTGACGCTGCTGTCCGACGCCGGGTTCTCGGACGAGGACGCCGTCGCGTGGCTGTTCACGCCCGACGACTCGCTGCCCGGCACGCCCGTGGACGCGCTGCGCGCCGGGCGCAAGACCGAGGTGCGGCGGCGGGCGCAGGCCGAGCTCTGA
- a CDS encoding polyprenyl synthetase family protein — protein MTPSPALVDLEDVRPQVDALLAGHVTRLGAELGTLGADTAPLVEAVARMLSGGKRLRAAFCWWSWRAHGGEPGTREAAAVLRVGAALELFQAAALFHDDVMDDSDTRRGMPSAHRAFERLHAERALVGDAERFGASAAILLGDLALVASEQEFAGALADAPVSRATTARQVFDLMRTEVTVGQYLDVLAQAMPWGDDPDADEARARRVIRAKAARYSVEHPVVLGAALADADAPALDACRELGLPLGEAFQLRDDLLGVFGDPSTTGKPAGDDLREGKRTVLVARALRLARARGDEATVALLRDHLGDRTMPDEVVARLASAIESTGAVEEVERTIEELAGRAFAIMAARSWPEPAASHLADVAHAAVDRRA, from the coding sequence ATGACCCCCTCCCCCGCACTCGTCGACCTCGAGGACGTCCGCCCGCAGGTCGACGCGCTGCTCGCGGGGCACGTCACGCGACTCGGCGCGGAGCTCGGCACGCTCGGTGCCGACACCGCTCCCCTCGTCGAGGCGGTCGCACGCATGCTCTCCGGCGGGAAGCGTCTGCGGGCGGCGTTCTGCTGGTGGTCCTGGCGCGCGCACGGCGGCGAGCCCGGCACGCGCGAGGCGGCGGCGGTGCTGCGGGTCGGCGCCGCACTCGAGCTGTTCCAGGCGGCGGCGCTGTTCCACGACGACGTCATGGACGACTCCGACACACGGCGCGGCATGCCCTCGGCGCACCGCGCGTTCGAGCGGCTGCACGCGGAGCGTGCGCTCGTCGGCGACGCGGAGCGGTTCGGCGCGTCCGCCGCGATCCTGCTCGGCGACCTCGCGCTCGTCGCGAGCGAGCAGGAGTTCGCCGGAGCGCTCGCCGACGCACCCGTGTCGCGCGCGACGACCGCCCGGCAGGTGTTCGACCTCATGCGGACCGAGGTGACCGTCGGCCAGTACCTCGACGTGCTCGCCCAGGCGATGCCGTGGGGCGACGACCCGGACGCCGACGAGGCGCGCGCACGCCGCGTCATCCGCGCGAAGGCCGCACGCTACAGCGTGGAGCACCCCGTCGTGCTGGGTGCCGCGCTCGCCGACGCCGACGCGCCCGCGCTCGACGCGTGCCGGGAGCTCGGCCTCCCGCTGGGCGAGGCGTTCCAGCTGCGCGACGACCTCCTCGGCGTCTTCGGCGACCCGTCCACGACCGGCAAGCCCGCCGGTGACGACCTGCGCGAGGGCAAGCGCACCGTGCTGGTCGCGCGCGCCCTCCGGCTGGCCCGCGCACGCGGTGACGAGGCGACCGTCGCCCTGCTGCGCGACCACCTGGGCGACCGGACGATGCCCGACGAGGTCGTCGCACGGCTCGCGAGCGCGATCGAGTCGACCGGCGCGGTCGAGGAGGTCGAGCGCACCATAGAGGAGCTCGCGGGACGCGCGTTCGCGATCATGGCGGCGCGCAGCTGGCCGGAGCCGGCCGCGTCACACCTCGCGGACGTCGCGCACGCGGCGGTCGACCGCCGCGCCTGA
- a CDS encoding universal stress protein — translation MGGIVVGYLATPEGRAALEAAVEEARRHDSKVVVVVSARPDEAPEQRSAVEEALAQVESELAADGIPHEVRLLDGGDVADDLIGSAEEVDAELVVIGLRRRSPVGKLILGANAQRVLFDAPCPVLTVKPAAT, via the coding sequence ATGGGCGGCATCGTGGTCGGTTACCTGGCGACCCCCGAGGGCCGGGCGGCTCTCGAGGCGGCGGTCGAGGAGGCACGCCGGCACGACTCGAAGGTCGTCGTGGTGGTCAGCGCGCGACCGGACGAGGCGCCCGAGCAGCGCTCCGCGGTCGAGGAGGCGCTCGCGCAGGTCGAGTCGGAGCTCGCGGCGGACGGGATCCCGCACGAGGTGCGGCTCCTCGACGGCGGTGACGTCGCCGACGACCTCATCGGCTCCGCGGAGGAGGTCGACGCCGAGCTCGTCGTCATCGGCCTGCGGCGGCGCAGCCCCGTGGGCAAGCTGATCCTCGGCGCGAACGCGCAACGTGTGCTGTTCGACGCCCCGTGCCCCGTGCTGACCGTGAAGCCGGCCGCGACCTGA
- a CDS encoding DUF7455 domain-containing protein, which produces MTEPLTAADRCDRCGAQAYVRVVLPVGELLFCAHHAREHAPKFADVATHVHDETDRLLAEHGAGTGAAR; this is translated from the coding sequence ATGACCGAGCCGTTGACCGCAGCCGACCGTTGCGACCGCTGCGGTGCCCAGGCCTACGTCCGCGTGGTGCTCCCCGTGGGCGAGCTGCTCTTCTGCGCGCACCACGCGCGTGAGCACGCGCCGAAGTTCGCGGACGTCGCGACGCACGTCCACGACGAGACCGACCGCCTGCTCGCCGAGCACGGCGCCGGCACCGGCGCCGCCCGCTGA
- a CDS encoding DUF4192 domain-containing protein: METTTLRVSEPRELLALIPHRLGFRPRDSAVAVSLRPPRGQVGLVVRVDLEQLADLDDGGRCARALVGLLDEDGARRAVLVVYTDEDPRGCTDADPRDGYTRVARAVAAFREAAAVPLGDVPAWAVTGSGYLAVDCTDDCCPPGGRPLRELDSTQTSARMVLAGSTVAGSRVDLGRVPRADEGARRGAARTRRRWERRREAAVAQGPQAVAAWRLDCLRAWRSAVAGERVEVTDDAPASTADPARPAPWGRVEAGLADRRVRDAVLVGMLPGTGDLAERSVACETPAPGVDAAVGAAVATIVDPARAVRPPVDVAVHERVLEGVVAHGRAGHQAPALTLLAMLAWWCGDGARAAVLLERALADDREHRLAVLLADVLAAAVPPGWARRAC; this comes from the coding sequence ATGGAGACCACCACACTGCGCGTCAGCGAACCGCGGGAGCTGCTCGCCCTCATCCCGCACCGGCTCGGGTTCCGCCCCCGCGACAGCGCCGTCGCGGTGAGCCTGCGACCGCCGCGCGGGCAGGTCGGCCTGGTGGTCCGCGTCGACCTCGAGCAGCTCGCCGACCTCGACGACGGCGGACGGTGCGCGCGGGCGCTCGTCGGGCTGCTCGACGAGGACGGTGCGCGCCGGGCGGTCCTCGTCGTCTACACCGACGAGGACCCGCGCGGGTGCACCGACGCGGACCCGCGCGACGGTTACACCAGGGTGGCGCGTGCGGTCGCCGCGTTCCGCGAGGCGGCCGCCGTCCCACTCGGCGACGTGCCCGCGTGGGCGGTGACCGGGTCGGGCTACCTCGCGGTCGACTGCACCGACGACTGCTGCCCGCCGGGCGGGCGACCGCTGCGCGAGCTCGACAGCACCCAGACGAGCGCGCGGATGGTCCTCGCGGGATCGACCGTGGCCGGATCGCGCGTCGACCTCGGGCGCGTGCCGCGGGCCGACGAGGGCGCCCGTCGCGGCGCCGCACGGACGCGACGGCGGTGGGAGCGTCGCCGGGAGGCGGCCGTCGCCCAGGGGCCGCAGGCGGTGGCGGCGTGGCGGCTGGACTGCCTGCGTGCCTGGCGGTCGGCGGTCGCCGGCGAGCGTGTCGAGGTGACGGACGACGCACCCGCGTCGACCGCGGACCCGGCCCGCCCTGCTCCCTGGGGGCGCGTCGAGGCCGGGCTCGCCGACCGGCGGGTCCGGGACGCCGTGCTCGTCGGCATGCTGCCGGGCACGGGCGACCTCGCCGAGCGCAGCGTCGCGTGCGAGACGCCCGCCCCCGGCGTGGACGCCGCCGTCGGAGCGGCCGTCGCGACGATCGTCGACCCGGCACGTGCGGTCCGCCCACCGGTCGACGTCGCCGTGCACGAGCGGGTGCTCGAGGGGGTCGTCGCGCACGGCCGGGCGGGCCACCAGGCACCTGCGCTCACGCTGCTCGCGATGCTCGCGTGGTGGTGCGGGGACGGTGCGCGGGCCGCGGTGCTGCTCGAGCGCGCGCTCGCGGACGACCGCGAGCACCGGCTCGCGGTGCTGCTCGCCGACGTGCTCGCCGCCGCGGTCCCGCCGGGCTGGGCGCGACGCGCGTGCTGA